In one window of Cydia fagiglandana chromosome 10, ilCydFagi1.1, whole genome shotgun sequence DNA:
- the LOC134668125 gene encoding uncharacterized protein LOC134668125 isoform X1, whose protein sequence is MVPSDRKNTKKISGYVNVCAAVCLLLLVGFTPRTSAAPRPRRDSMENEAWANPCDYAPGSSPSSPKPFTKDQAKEVANQAKAALDNAQSFKNNFSDSIQSFPSFSETFDTTPWLRSKPFVTQYTFPETKVKIDMEMPLEDLSKVVANIDDHLPAMYKALKMVAAGLYAIKENGLKQDVREEKNLKPFFDHYFNAVRQVLCEFNEVMVSKHMEILPLPDNEIPIIGENRTDTMFHIYRDTMLYLDYLRQVMDHWARSP, encoded by the exons GATACGTCAACGTCTGTGCAGCGGTGTGTCTGCTGCTACTGGTCGGATTCACCCCGCGGACATCGGCAGCGCCGCGGCCTAGAAGAGACAGCATGGAGAACGAAGCGTGGGCGAACCCTTGTGACTACGCCCCTGGGagc TCACCATCATCACCAAAACCATTCACAAAAGACCAAGCCAAAGAAGTCGCGAATCAAGCAAAAGCCGCACTCGACAATGCACAATCATTCAAAAATAATTTC TCTGACAGCATACAAAGCTTTCCTTCGTTCAGCGAAACGTTTGACACGACGCCCTGGCTACGGAGTAAACCATTTGTTACTCAATACACTTTTCCTGAAACGAAGGTCAAGATCGATATGGAAATGCCGCTAGAAGATCTTAGCAAAGTTGtt GCGAATATTGATGACCATTTGCCAGCTATGTATAAGGCGCTTAAGATGGTTGCGGCGGGATTGTACGCGATCAAAGAGAACGGGCTCAAACAAGATGTTAGGGAAGAGAAGAATCTCAAGCCTTTCTTCGACCACTACTTCAACGCCGTGAGACAAGTTCTTTGCGAATTTAAT GAAGTGATGGTGTCAAAACACATGGAAATTCTTCCCCTACCAGACAACGAAATTCCAATCATCGGAGAGAACAGAACCGATACCATGTTCCATATATACAGAGATACGATGCTGTACCTCGACTACCTTCGGCAAGTCATGGACCATTGGGCGCGTAGTCCTTAG
- the LOC134668125 gene encoding uncharacterized protein LOC134668125 isoform X2, producing the protein MENEAWANPCDYAPGSSPSSPKPFTKDQAKEVANQAKAALDNAQSFKNNFSDSIQSFPSFSETFDTTPWLRSKPFVTQYTFPETKVKIDMEMPLEDLSKVVANIDDHLPAMYKALKMVAAGLYAIKENGLKQDVREEKNLKPFFDHYFNAVRQVLCEFNEVMVSKHMEILPLPDNEIPIIGENRTDTMFHIYRDTMLYLDYLRQVMDHWARSP; encoded by the exons ATGGAGAACGAAGCGTGGGCGAACCCTTGTGACTACGCCCCTGGGagc TCACCATCATCACCAAAACCATTCACAAAAGACCAAGCCAAAGAAGTCGCGAATCAAGCAAAAGCCGCACTCGACAATGCACAATCATTCAAAAATAATTTC TCTGACAGCATACAAAGCTTTCCTTCGTTCAGCGAAACGTTTGACACGACGCCCTGGCTACGGAGTAAACCATTTGTTACTCAATACACTTTTCCTGAAACGAAGGTCAAGATCGATATGGAAATGCCGCTAGAAGATCTTAGCAAAGTTGtt GCGAATATTGATGACCATTTGCCAGCTATGTATAAGGCGCTTAAGATGGTTGCGGCGGGATTGTACGCGATCAAAGAGAACGGGCTCAAACAAGATGTTAGGGAAGAGAAGAATCTCAAGCCTTTCTTCGACCACTACTTCAACGCCGTGAGACAAGTTCTTTGCGAATTTAAT GAAGTGATGGTGTCAAAACACATGGAAATTCTTCCCCTACCAGACAACGAAATTCCAATCATCGGAGAGAACAGAACCGATACCATGTTCCATATATACAGAGATACGATGCTGTACCTCGACTACCTTCGGCAAGTCATGGACCATTGGGCGCGTAGTCCTTAG